The proteins below come from a single Amphiura filiformis chromosome 15, Afil_fr2py, whole genome shotgun sequence genomic window:
- the LOC140171864 gene encoding uncharacterized protein, whose protein sequence is MLEKRYGGRRRAQAAAKTIQEAYRSYQMNKRYQHLKRTHSVESRISRYLDHHQHLRQTMQEWGMHSSRARVMMIEDNDIAEEGQADTKIAVKQLVDELNNADNQKIRSSSVREVTVSSSSTATVQGSGKDDDDHIHRNNSNNVTPKPGAIPSEEKLEGPRLERKGSQTFVVTLTMCKHQDSESEDNIASDPSSASSSAKNTLTRDSSKPRKTTTHVERTTEISQRGGVTVIQKESSTSRTIESSNQSETPTVGKATKKC, encoded by the coding sequence ATGTTAGAGAAGCGTTATGGTGGACGCAGAAGAGCTCAAGCTGCAGCCAAAACAATTCAGGAAGCGTATCGGTCATACCAAATGAACAAGCGATACCAGCACTTGAAGCGCACCCACTCTGTCGAGAGTCGCATCTCACGCTACTTGGACCATCACCAGCACCTACGTCAAACCATGCAGGAATGGGGCATGCACAGCAGTAGGGCGAGGGTGATGATGATTGAAGATAACGACATAGCGGAAGAAGGCCAGGCCGACACCAAAATAGCCGTCAAGCAACTGGTGGACGAACTGAACAATGCCGATAATCAGAAAATACGCTCATCATCGGTCAGGGAAGTGACCGTATCGTCGTCATCGACCGCCACCGTGCAGGGCTCGGGTAAAGATGACGATGACCACATCCACAGGAATAACAGTAACAATGTAACGCCAAAGCCCGGTGCAATACCTAGTGAGGAAAAACTCGAGGGACCAAGGTTAGAAAGGAAAGGTTCACAAACTTTTGTGGTGACTCTAACAATGTGCAAACATCAAGATAGCGAGTCTGAGGATAATATAGCTAGCGATCCATCCTCGGCATCAAGCTCTGCTAAGAATACCCTTACTAGAGACTCGTCAAAACCACGTAAAACCACCACGCACGTGGAGAGGACGACAGAAATTAGCCAGCGTGGTGGCGTAACTGTTATACAAAAGGAATCGAGTACTTCGAGAACAATAGAAAGTAGCAATCAATCGGAAACGCCGACTGTTGGTAAAGCTACCAAAAAGTGTTAG